The following are encoded together in the Methylomonas methanica MC09 genome:
- a CDS encoding multicopper oxidase, producing the protein MVKTVSIAALICALSTFGVSAKEFQEHNNMMNHGDGHLMDMDGGMVMGQNTDTLPGGCDKIAATKEITVHAGHKYSEKFPGTMWAFDQQEYQFEPCTKLTVHFVNDDEIRHQWMMHGLPKYLYPKGMFHLEVSGPGSVSGTLILPPGDKTYLVHCDIAQHMEKGMKAQFKVGKGGEDLPSIPGLTASVFPDDYSGKPFSAEAFEAQEAAARAANAALEAAASQPKAQSDTAAAADDSFLSGVGVVGLAIGILLGPLFAKRFKGMSVGEVIATVFEWISQAIGFAVDIISKLLKKLTSKKAIPLPDK; encoded by the coding sequence ATGGTCAAAACAGTATCAATTGCCGCTCTGATTTGTGCGCTGTCTACTTTCGGTGTTTCCGCGAAAGAGTTTCAGGAGCACAACAACATGATGAATCATGGCGACGGCCACTTGATGGATATGGACGGCGGCATGGTTATGGGGCAGAACACGGATACATTGCCCGGTGGTTGCGACAAAATTGCCGCGACCAAGGAAATCACCGTGCATGCGGGACATAAGTATTCCGAAAAATTCCCGGGCACCATGTGGGCCTTTGATCAACAGGAATATCAATTCGAGCCTTGTACTAAATTGACGGTGCATTTTGTTAACGATGATGAAATCCGTCATCAATGGATGATGCATGGCTTGCCTAAATATCTGTATCCCAAAGGGATGTTCCATTTGGAAGTAAGCGGTCCGGGCAGCGTTTCCGGTACATTGATTTTGCCGCCCGGCGATAAAACCTATCTGGTGCATTGCGATATTGCCCAGCATATGGAAAAGGGCATGAAGGCGCAGTTTAAAGTGGGCAAGGGTGGCGAAGATTTGCCGAGTATCCCTGGCTTGACCGCCAGTGTTTTTCCTGATGATTACAGCGGCAAGCCGTTTTCTGCGGAAGCCTTTGAAGCTCAGGAAGCAGCAGCCAGAGCAGCGAATGCGGCTTTGGAAGCCGCGGCATCCCAGCCTAAAGCGCAGAGCGATACCGCTGCGGCGGCTGACGATTCTTTTCTGTCGGGCGTCGGCGTGGTCGGTTTGGCGATCGGGATTTTGCTTGGTCCGCTTTTTGCGAAACGTTTTAAAGGTATGAGCGTGGGAGAAGTTATTGCCACCGTATTTGAATGGATTTCGCAAGCCATAGGCTTTGCTGTGGATATTATAAGCAAGTTGCTGAAAAAGCTTACAAGCAAGAAAGCCATTCCATTGCCGGATAAATAA
- a CDS encoding YqaA family protein: MQFETFGVVGLFVSAFISSTIAPGGSEAVLAYLVNSREYAVEQLVAVATVGNTLGALTTWWLGLWAAKKYPAETALSEKQRNSLRTVRRWGSWTLLFSWLPVVGDGLCFAAGWLKLSLFSSIAAIFFGKALRYIAIAYAFI; the protein is encoded by the coding sequence TTGCAGTTCGAGACGTTTGGCGTGGTGGGCTTGTTCGTCAGTGCCTTTATTTCCTCAACCATTGCCCCCGGTGGCTCAGAGGCCGTATTAGCTTATTTGGTGAACAGCAGAGAGTATGCGGTCGAACAATTAGTGGCGGTCGCAACGGTCGGCAATACGTTGGGCGCCTTGACTACTTGGTGGCTGGGACTCTGGGCGGCTAAGAAATATCCTGCCGAAACCGCGTTATCGGAGAAACAGCGTAATTCCTTGCGGACCGTCAGGCGCTGGGGTAGTTGGACGCTGTTGTTTTCGTGGTTGCCTGTCGTGGGCGACGGTTTATGTTTTGCCGCCGGTTGGCTGAAGCTATCGCTGTTTTCTTCAATAGCCGCTATTTTTTTTGGTAAGGCACTGCGTTATATTGCTATTGCTTACGCATTTATTTAA
- a CDS encoding valine--tRNA ligase, whose protein sequence is MEKTYSPHAIEQRWYQLWEQSGYFAANRDAASYCIMIPPPNVTGSLHMGHAFQDTIMDALTRYHRMKGYNALWQPGTDHAGIATQMVVERLINADGKTRHDYGRDAFIEKIWEWKEESGGTITRQLRRMGSSLDWQKERFTMDDGMSAAVQEVFIKLYEEGLIYRGKRLVNWDPVLHTAVSDLEVLSEEENGSMWYMRYPLTNGSGHILVATTRPETMLGDAAVAIHPEDERYKHLLGEFVELPLTGRRIPIIADEYVDPEFGTGCVKITPAHDFNDYEVWSRHKNISAIADLPHGGLINVFTVDAAVRGNDDEYNLIPEAYVGLDRFEARKKIVADLDSQGLLEKIADHKLMVPRGDRTGAVIEPFLTNQWYVKIAPLAKPAIEAVETGAIKFVPDNWKNTYFEWMRNIQDWCISRQIWWGHRIPAWYDDQGNTYVAHSAQEIREKHGLAADYPLHQDEDVLDTWFSSALWPFSTLGWPDKTPELAAHYPTSVLVTGFDIIFFWVARMIMMGLKFQGEVPFKEVYIHGLVRDAEGQKMSKSKGNVLDPIDIIDGIDLETLVEKRISGMMQPHLAKKIEQATRKQFPEGIQSFGTDALRFTFASLASTGRDIRFDLQRTEGYRNFCNKLWNAARYVLMNTEDQDNGIDCAECSYSQADLWILSRLNQTISVTSEAIDSYRFDLAAQAIYEFTWNEYCDWYLELAKISLQSDDMLLQRGTRQTLLKVLETVLRLAHPIMPFITEEIWQRVAPLAGVTAATIMLQPYPQQEFEAINIAAEERIQWVMDFILGIRRIRGEMNIAPGKPLNVLLQNGSATDQANLRQAENYLLKLGRLESITWLNAGDDVPESAIALVGDMKILIPMAGLIDKEAELTRLEKEIQRIEKELPRIEGKLNNAAFVDKAPAEVIGKEREKLAGLQSSLKNLNEQYLKIKAL, encoded by the coding sequence ATGGAAAAAACCTATTCCCCGCACGCAATCGAACAACGTTGGTACCAACTCTGGGAACAGAGCGGTTATTTCGCCGCTAATCGGGATGCCGCCTCTTATTGCATCATGATCCCACCGCCCAACGTCACCGGCAGTCTGCACATGGGGCATGCGTTTCAGGATACCATCATGGACGCTTTGACACGCTATCACCGGATGAAGGGCTATAACGCCCTATGGCAACCGGGCACCGATCATGCCGGGATAGCCACCCAAATGGTAGTGGAGCGTTTAATCAATGCTGACGGCAAGACCCGACATGATTACGGCCGCGACGCGTTTATCGAAAAAATCTGGGAATGGAAGGAAGAGTCCGGCGGTACCATTACCCGGCAATTGCGGCGCATGGGTTCGTCTCTGGATTGGCAAAAAGAACGCTTTACCATGGACGACGGCATGTCGGCCGCCGTGCAGGAAGTGTTTATCAAACTTTATGAAGAAGGTTTGATTTATCGCGGCAAGCGTTTGGTGAATTGGGATCCGGTGCTACATACCGCGGTTTCCGATCTGGAAGTGCTGTCCGAAGAAGAAAACGGTTCCATGTGGTATATGCGTTATCCGCTGACCAATGGTTCTGGGCATATCCTGGTGGCGACTACCCGTCCGGAAACCATGCTGGGCGATGCTGCGGTGGCCATTCATCCGGAAGACGAACGCTACAAACATTTGCTGGGCGAATTCGTCGAACTGCCGCTCACCGGCCGGCGGATTCCCATTATTGCCGACGAATATGTCGACCCCGAGTTCGGTACCGGCTGCGTGAAAATCACCCCGGCCCACGATTTCAACGACTACGAAGTATGGTCTCGGCATAAAAATATCTCGGCTATCGCCGATTTACCGCACGGAGGCTTGATCAATGTATTCACGGTCGATGCGGCTGTGCGCGGCAATGACGACGAATACAATTTAATTCCGGAAGCCTATGTCGGATTGGACCGTTTCGAAGCCCGCAAAAAAATTGTTGCCGATTTGGATTCGCAAGGTTTGCTGGAAAAAATTGCCGATCATAAATTAATGGTGCCGCGCGGCGACCGTACCGGTGCCGTGATCGAACCGTTTTTGACTAACCAGTGGTACGTCAAAATCGCCCCGCTGGCCAAGCCGGCGATTGAAGCCGTGGAAACCGGTGCGATTAAATTCGTACCGGACAACTGGAAAAATACCTACTTTGAATGGATGCGCAATATCCAGGATTGGTGTATCTCCCGGCAAATTTGGTGGGGTCACCGCATTCCGGCTTGGTACGACGATCAGGGCAATACCTACGTGGCGCATTCCGCGCAGGAAATTCGGGAAAAACACGGCTTGGCGGCGGATTATCCGCTGCATCAGGACGAGGACGTGCTGGATACCTGGTTTTCCTCGGCATTGTGGCCGTTTTCCACCCTGGGATGGCCGGATAAAACGCCGGAGTTGGCCGCCCATTATCCGACCAGCGTATTGGTCACCGGCTTCGACATCATTTTCTTCTGGGTAGCCAGAATGATCATGATGGGCTTGAAGTTTCAGGGCGAAGTACCGTTCAAGGAAGTCTACATCCACGGCTTGGTGCGCGATGCCGAAGGCCAGAAAATGTCCAAATCCAAAGGCAATGTATTGGATCCGATCGACATCATAGACGGTATCGATCTGGAAACCTTGGTGGAAAAGCGCATCTCCGGGATGATGCAACCGCATTTGGCCAAAAAAATCGAGCAGGCTACCCGCAAGCAGTTTCCCGAGGGGATTCAGTCGTTCGGTACCGACGCGTTGCGCTTTACCTTTGCCTCGTTGGCATCGACCGGCCGCGATATCCGCTTCGATTTGCAACGTACTGAAGGCTACCGCAATTTCTGTAACAAGTTATGGAATGCGGCCCGTTATGTGTTGATGAACACCGAAGATCAGGATAACGGGATCGATTGCGCCGAGTGTAGCTATAGCCAAGCCGATTTGTGGATTCTGTCGCGGTTGAACCAGACCATTTCCGTTACCAGTGAGGCGATCGACAGCTACCGCTTCGATTTAGCCGCGCAAGCGATCTATGAGTTTACCTGGAATGAATACTGCGACTGGTATCTGGAGCTGGCAAAAATATCACTGCAAAGCGACGACATGCTGCTGCAACGCGGTACCCGCCAGACCTTGTTGAAAGTGCTGGAAACCGTTCTAAGGCTGGCGCACCCGATCATGCCATTCATCACAGAGGAAATTTGGCAGCGCGTAGCGCCGCTGGCGGGTGTGACTGCCGCCACTATCATGCTGCAACCGTATCCTCAGCAAGAGTTTGAGGCAATTAACATAGCGGCGGAAGAGCGGATCCAATGGGTAATGGACTTTATTTTGGGTATCCGCCGTATTCGCGGCGAAATGAATATAGCACCAGGGAAACCCTTGAATGTATTGCTGCAAAACGGTAGCGCCACCGATCAGGCCAATCTGCGGCAAGCCGAAAACTATTTGCTGAAATTGGGCCGTCTGGAAAGTATCACTTGGCTGAATGCCGGCGATGACGTGCCGGAATCGGCGATAGCACTGGTCGGCGATATGAAAATACTGATTCCCATGGCCGGTTTGATCGATAAAGAAGCCGAACTTACCCGGTTGGAAAAGGAAATTCAGCGTATCGAAAAGGAGCTACCGCGCATTGAGGGGAAATTGAATAACGCTGCCTTTGTGGATAAGGCCCCCGCGGAGGTCATTGGCAAAGAGCGCGAAAAGTTGGCCGGCTTGCAGTCGTCGTTGAAAAATCTCAACGAGCAATACCTCAAAATAAAAGCACTATAA
- a CDS encoding HDOD domain-containing protein: MDKGDLSDPQPQGLDEWAELLREEEMPIFSNTAQKIYLAMDDKKKGAMELASIILQDPSLTAKLLKVGNCPYYNPSRQKISTVSRAIVILGMQMIRELTLACSFFESILSPANKERANKEIAHAIHAAVQARELAITLRDQSPEEVFVAALLHNVGHVAFWCSSNRKTADMHEKLAVSGLEGEEAEKRVLGFCLKDLGKKLSKSWHLGGLIHEAISHPQSSDERVQTVCMGNEISLALKYGIDSEEMEVCLQKLQSLGGGSLDSIKAKIKANTLMAVDIAQQFGAHDASQYISSEPTQHSVVVQEEMQPDKKQIQFQVLQDITAHISGNIDLNVLFEMVLEGVYRGVEMDRTIFMLLGPDKKSLNEKISLGWKKPDFNEKIRVFNNDAKGNLLFHALYDHEGVWLKPNQHASLYTDQIESQFGRYECFVFPIQVEKKPIGLIYCDRGIEHGALTVEDFSVAKHFAKQAQIGLTLYRMKSH, translated from the coding sequence ATGGACAAAGGCGATTTAAGCGATCCGCAACCTCAAGGCCTGGACGAGTGGGCGGAACTCTTGCGTGAAGAGGAAATGCCCATTTTCTCCAATACGGCGCAAAAAATTTATCTCGCCATGGACGACAAAAAAAAAGGCGCCATGGAGTTGGCGTCCATTATTTTGCAGGATCCCAGTCTTACCGCCAAGCTGTTGAAAGTCGGCAATTGCCCTTATTACAATCCATCGCGGCAAAAAATCAGTACCGTTTCCCGCGCCATTGTCATTTTGGGTATGCAGATGATCCGCGAACTGACGCTGGCATGTTCGTTTTTCGAATCGATTTTGTCGCCCGCCAATAAGGAGCGGGCGAATAAGGAAATTGCCCATGCGATTCATGCGGCGGTGCAAGCGCGCGAGTTGGCCATTACCTTGAGAGATCAGTCGCCCGAAGAGGTGTTTGTAGCGGCCTTGCTGCACAATGTCGGTCATGTGGCTTTTTGGTGTTCCAGTAACCGGAAAACAGCCGACATGCATGAAAAGCTGGCCGTGAGCGGTTTGGAGGGTGAGGAAGCCGAAAAACGCGTGTTAGGCTTTTGTCTGAAGGATTTGGGTAAAAAACTGAGTAAGTCCTGGCATTTGGGCGGTCTGATACATGAGGCGATCAGCCATCCGCAGTCTTCGGATGAGCGCGTGCAGACCGTCTGTATGGGTAATGAAATTTCTTTGGCCCTTAAGTATGGTATCGATTCCGAAGAAATGGAGGTGTGCCTGCAGAAGTTGCAAAGTCTCGGTGGCGGTAGCCTCGATAGCATCAAAGCCAAAATAAAAGCCAATACCTTGATGGCGGTTGACATTGCGCAACAGTTTGGCGCACACGATGCGTCGCAATATATCAGTTCGGAGCCTACCCAACATAGTGTCGTCGTTCAAGAGGAGATGCAACCGGATAAAAAGCAAATTCAGTTTCAGGTATTGCAGGACATTACCGCGCATATCAGTGGCAATATCGATTTGAACGTGCTGTTTGAAATGGTGTTGGAAGGTGTGTATCGTGGAGTGGAAATGGACAGAACGATATTTATGCTGTTGGGGCCGGATAAAAAGTCATTGAATGAGAAAATTTCCTTAGGTTGGAAAAAGCCCGATTTTAATGAAAAAATTCGCGTTTTCAATAATGATGCTAAGGGTAATCTGCTATTCCATGCCTTGTATGATCATGAAGGGGTTTGGCTGAAGCCTAACCAGCATGCTTCGCTCTATACAGACCAAATCGAATCACAGTTTGGCCGTTACGAGTGCTTTGTATTTCCCATTCAGGTGGAGAAAAAACCGATCGGTTTGATTTATTGTGACCGGGGTATTGAGCACGGCGCGTTGACTGTAGAAGATTTCTCCGTCGCCAAGCATTTTGCAAAACAGGCGCAGATCGGACTAACTTTATACCGAATGAAAAGTCATTAA
- a CDS encoding response regulator: MNENGIATLEVFLVEPSHTQQVIINQYLQASGIHAVTFVSSGNEILEKLKKTKPDLIISSMYLPDMTGVDLIHAIRKDSESYDMAFLLISSETKIQYLEPIRQAGAIAILPKPFTQQELDTALCASLDYLHPEKANLEHLDVEDLRVLLVDDSEFSRKYIQRVLNNVGIENISFACDGKQALALFQEHFFDLIVTDFNMPEMDGLQLVNAIRGDAQQVSTIPILMVTSEQNQNRLAAIEKAGVSAVLDKPFEPQSIKRLIRQLLN, from the coding sequence ATGAATGAGAATGGAATTGCCACTCTGGAGGTGTTTTTAGTAGAGCCCTCGCATACTCAGCAAGTCATCATTAATCAGTATCTGCAAGCCAGCGGAATTCATGCCGTTACTTTTGTGTCCAGCGGAAACGAGATACTGGAAAAACTAAAAAAAACCAAGCCGGATTTGATCATTAGCAGCATGTATTTGCCTGATATGACCGGTGTCGATCTGATTCACGCCATCCGCAAGGATAGCGAGTCGTACGACATGGCCTTTTTATTGATTTCCAGCGAAACCAAGATTCAATATCTGGAGCCTATACGTCAGGCCGGGGCGATAGCGATTTTGCCGAAACCGTTTACGCAACAGGAACTCGATACGGCGCTGTGCGCATCGCTGGATTATCTGCATCCCGAGAAAGCCAATCTCGAACATCTCGATGTGGAGGATTTGCGCGTACTATTGGTCGACGATAGCGAATTTTCCCGTAAATACATTCAGCGGGTGTTAAACAACGTGGGAATTGAAAACATCAGTTTCGCCTGCGATGGAAAACAGGCATTAGCTCTGTTTCAGGAACACTTCTTTGATTTGATAGTTACCGATTTCAATATGCCGGAAATGGATGGCCTGCAACTGGTTAATGCGATACGTGGGGACGCACAGCAGGTTTCCACCATACCCATATTGATGGTCACCAGTGAACAAAATCAGAATCGCTTGGCAGCGATTGAAAAAGCGGGGGTGTCGGCCGTGTTGGATAAACCTTTCGAGCCTCAATCGATCAAAAGGCTTATCAGGCAATTGTTGAATTAA